One part of the Microlunatus elymi genome encodes these proteins:
- a CDS encoding phosphatase PAP2 family protein: MSLTTERPMAAQQGGYQQPRPRKLSWNLRSAMPVFVVAVLGVLATTWVALYTTRGQLYDQTAMRVLDSGNGSTANAHLVQLLQQVSVGGTAIALAIMAGVAVLRGRFRLALAAGVLVVGANVTTQLLKRYVLERPDLGQGAVNSLPSGHTTVVFSLVLAAVLVSPRALRWLVVLIGSAVGGLTGLATVIAGWHRPSDVVAGLLVTLAWAALVSGLLTGGPRDGRIGHSGMFAALLGGALAALGVIIYGFGWSAAADASKVIPFTAAVIAGVAALAVGGYAQLVSRTSN; this comes from the coding sequence ATGTCTTTGACCACCGAACGTCCGATGGCCGCGCAACAGGGCGGATATCAACAGCCGCGACCGCGGAAACTGTCGTGGAATCTCCGCAGCGCGATGCCGGTGTTCGTGGTGGCCGTGCTGGGCGTTCTGGCGACGACGTGGGTGGCGCTCTACACCACTCGCGGCCAGCTCTACGACCAGACGGCGATGCGGGTGCTGGACAGCGGCAACGGCAGTACCGCCAACGCACACCTGGTCCAACTGCTGCAGCAGGTGAGCGTCGGCGGGACCGCGATCGCGTTGGCGATCATGGCCGGGGTCGCGGTGCTGCGCGGACGTTTCCGGCTGGCGCTGGCCGCGGGTGTGCTGGTGGTCGGTGCGAACGTCACCACTCAGCTGCTGAAGCGGTACGTGCTCGAGCGGCCCGATCTCGGGCAGGGCGCGGTCAATTCTCTGCCCAGCGGGCACACCACGGTGGTCTTCTCGCTCGTCCTGGCCGCCGTCCTGGTGTCGCCGCGGGCGCTGCGCTGGCTGGTGGTGCTGATCGGTTCTGCGGTCGGCGGGCTGACCGGGCTGGCGACCGTGATCGCCGGTTGGCATCGTCCCAGTGACGTGGTCGCCGGGCTGTTGGTGACCCTGGCCTGGGCCGCTCTGGTCAGCGGATTGCTGACCGGTGGACCGCGGGACGGCCGGATCGGCCACAGCGGGATGTTCGCCGCCCTGCTCGGAGGCGCGCTGGCCGCACTCGGTGTGATCATCTACGGCTTCGGCTGGTCGGCCGCCGCCGATGCGTCGAAGGTGATCCCGTTCACCGCGGCGGTGATTGCCGGCGTGGCGGCGTTGGCCGTCGGCGGCTACGCGCAACTGGTGTCTCGTACCTCCAATTAG
- a CDS encoding potassium channel family protein, whose translation MNGWKRLLRGIVAVVLAVVVYFLVPLGEGHDNVVVRAVLTVTFLLLLVALVIWQMGRQVRDPNSRVDGLALAVVVAVLGFALGFYRMALSQPGQIIGLQTRVDALYFTLTTLLTIGYGDIHAAGQEARVLVIVQMVFNVVVLATAASLLTSRLRTRAEERRESKRG comes from the coding sequence GTGAACGGCTGGAAGCGGCTACTGCGCGGCATCGTCGCCGTCGTGCTTGCTGTGGTCGTCTACTTCCTGGTTCCGTTGGGCGAGGGGCACGACAACGTGGTCGTCCGCGCCGTGCTCACTGTGACCTTTCTCTTGCTGCTGGTGGCGCTGGTGATCTGGCAGATGGGACGCCAGGTCCGCGACCCGAACAGCCGGGTTGACGGGCTCGCGCTCGCGGTGGTCGTGGCCGTGCTGGGCTTCGCGCTCGGGTTCTACCGGATGGCCCTGTCGCAGCCGGGCCAGATCATCGGCCTGCAGACCCGAGTCGATGCCCTTTACTTCACCCTGACCACGCTGCTCACCATCGGCTACGGCGACATCCATGCCGCCGGGCAGGAAGCGCGGGTGCTGGTGATCGTGCAGATGGTCTTCAACGTGGTCGTGTTGGCCACCGCGGCGTCGCTGCTGACCAGTCGGTTGCGGACTCGTGCCGAGGAGCGGCGCGAGTCCAAGCGTGGCTGA
- the rpsR gene encoding 30S ribosomal protein S18, with amino-acid sequence MANAPAVQRKPKKKANPLRAGQPIDYKDTATLRKFISERGKIRARRVTGLSVQEQRKVAIAIKNAREMALLPYASTAR; translated from the coding sequence ATGGCCAATGCACCAGCCGTACAGCGCAAGCCGAAGAAGAAGGCGAATCCGCTGCGCGCAGGCCAGCCCATCGATTACAAGGACACCGCGACCCTGCGGAAGTTCATCTCCGAGCGGGGCAAGATCCGCGCTCGCCGGGTGACCGGTCTGAGTGTCCAGGAGCAGCGCAAGGTCGCGATCGCGATCAAGAACGCCCGCGAGATGGCGTTGCTGCCGTACGCCTCGACCGCTCGCTGA
- a CDS encoding M48 family metallopeptidase yields the protein MSYAEQRQIGRGRIRFPDISPRAYEHPADRGALVALRAIPGFDAVLKALSGAIGERSIRLLYLATSIRVSPRQYPELHRLIEECATTLDVQPIPELYIEQSPVPNAMTIGLDKPIIVISTGMLQLLDEEGLRFTIGHEMGHVLSGHAVYRTMLLQLIGIAQSIQWMPIGVWGLRAIIVALNEWYRKSELSCDRAGLLCVQDPAATLRVHASLAGALNPDEMDVAGFLDQARDYQSSGDVRDSVLKLLQVWGQTHPMAALRAAELQKWAAGTEYQDILAGNYPRRSGDKDAPFSEDVKAAAASYQESFKTSSDPLFKVVGKVGGVMGGVGGLAANRVRDWWQAGRNEPPSAEDANES from the coding sequence GTGAGCTATGCAGAGCAGCGGCAGATCGGGCGCGGACGGATTCGATTCCCCGACATCAGCCCCAGGGCGTACGAACATCCGGCCGACCGCGGTGCCTTGGTGGCGCTGCGCGCGATCCCCGGATTCGACGCCGTACTCAAAGCACTGTCCGGGGCGATCGGCGAACGCAGCATCCGGCTGCTCTATCTGGCCACGTCGATCCGGGTTTCGCCGCGGCAGTATCCCGAACTGCATCGATTGATCGAGGAATGCGCGACCACCCTGGACGTGCAGCCGATCCCGGAGCTCTACATCGAGCAGAGCCCGGTCCCGAACGCGATGACCATCGGCCTGGACAAGCCGATCATCGTGATCAGCACCGGCATGTTGCAGCTGCTCGACGAGGAGGGGCTGCGGTTCACCATCGGGCACGAGATGGGTCACGTGCTGAGTGGCCACGCGGTCTATCGGACGATGCTGTTGCAGCTGATCGGCATCGCGCAGTCCATCCAGTGGATGCCGATCGGCGTCTGGGGTCTGCGGGCGATCATCGTCGCGTTGAACGAGTGGTATCGCAAGTCCGAGTTGTCCTGTGATCGGGCCGGATTGCTGTGTGTACAGGATCCTGCGGCGACGCTGCGGGTGCACGCGTCACTGGCCGGGGCGCTGAATCCGGATGAGATGGACGTGGCCGGATTCCTTGATCAAGCTCGCGACTACCAGTCCAGCGGAGACGTCCGCGATTCGGTGCTGAAGCTGCTGCAGGTCTGGGGACAGACCCATCCGATGGCCGCGCTACGGGCAGCCGAACTGCAGAAGTGGGCTGCCGGGACGGAGTATCAGGACATCCTGGCAGGCAACTACCCGCGCCGTTCCGGCGACAAGGATGCGCCGTTCAGCGAGGACGTGAAAGCGGCCGCCGCGTCCTACCAGGAGAGCTTCAAGACCAGTTCCGATCCGCTGTTCAAGGTGGTCGGCAAGGTCGGCGGCGTGATGGGCGGCGTCGGTGGTCTGGCCGCCAATCGGGTACGAGATTGGTGGCAGGCCGGTCGCAACGAGCCCCCCTCGGCCGAGGACGCCAACGAGTCCTGA
- a CDS encoding deoxyribonuclease IV — MLLIGAHVDQEDPITEARARNAGLSQFFLGDPQGWKGPKVAYPGGAEALKDAAGEAGITLYVHAPYVLNVATSNNRIRIPSRKLLQQQLDVAAQIGAAGLIVHGGHVLAKDDPELGFENWYKCIDRAEIGLPLLIENTAGGDRAMARQLSSIEKLWQAIGAASGADQVGFCLDTCHFHAGGEELIGLVDRVKKITGRVDLVHANDSRDAFGSGADRHTNLGNGEADPDGIAAVVRDAGAPVVVETPGGVDGQAADIEWLRERV, encoded by the coding sequence ATGCTGTTGATCGGTGCACACGTCGACCAGGAAGACCCGATTACCGAGGCGAGGGCGCGCAACGCTGGCCTGTCGCAGTTCTTCCTCGGTGATCCGCAGGGTTGGAAGGGGCCGAAGGTCGCCTATCCCGGCGGTGCCGAGGCGTTGAAGGACGCCGCCGGCGAGGCCGGGATCACGCTGTACGTGCATGCGCCGTACGTGCTCAACGTCGCCACGAGCAACAACCGGATCCGCATCCCCAGCCGCAAGCTGCTGCAGCAACAGCTGGACGTCGCCGCCCAGATCGGTGCCGCCGGGCTGATCGTGCACGGCGGTCACGTGCTGGCCAAGGACGATCCGGAGCTCGGCTTCGAGAATTGGTACAAGTGCATCGACCGGGCCGAGATCGGTCTGCCGTTGCTGATCGAGAACACTGCCGGCGGCGACCGGGCGATGGCCCGGCAGCTGTCCAGCATCGAGAAGCTGTGGCAGGCGATCGGTGCGGCGTCCGGCGCTGATCAGGTCGGCTTCTGCCTGGACACCTGCCACTTCCACGCCGGCGGTGAGGAGTTGATCGGCCTGGTCGATCGGGTCAAGAAGATCACCGGCCGAGTCGACCTGGTGCACGCCAACGACTCCCGGGACGCCTTCGGTTCGGGCGCCGACCGGCACACCAACCTGGGCAATGGCGAGGCGGATCCGGACGGGATCGCCGCAGTGGTCCGCGATGCCGGTGCACCCGTTGTGGTGGAGACTCCCGGCGGCGTCGACGGACAGGCCGCCGACATCGAGTGGCTCCGGGAGCGGGTCTGA
- a CDS encoding potassium channel family protein, producing MFGSGSNGRKQDHDGSRQVAVIGLGRFGSSLALELAAKGVEVLGIDSDHRLVQRYAEELTETAVADSTDPEALQQLGLPDFERVVVGIGTHLEASILTTSVLVDFQIPYIWAKAVTRQHARILERIGAHHVVSPEYDMGERVAHLVVGRMLDYIQLDHDFALIKTVVPGWLQDRPFAETRPRSRYGVTVVGLKRSGEDFSYATEQTTPRRGDVMIVSGTVDAVERFANDA from the coding sequence ATGTTCGGCAGCGGTTCGAACGGGCGCAAGCAGGACCACGACGGCAGCCGTCAGGTCGCGGTGATCGGCCTGGGCCGCTTCGGCAGCTCGCTCGCGTTGGAGTTGGCGGCCAAGGGCGTCGAGGTGCTCGGCATCGATTCCGATCATCGTCTGGTGCAGCGCTACGCCGAGGAGCTGACCGAGACGGCGGTCGCCGACAGCACCGACCCCGAGGCGCTGCAGCAACTCGGCCTGCCCGACTTCGAACGGGTGGTGGTCGGCATCGGCACCCACCTGGAGGCCAGCATCCTGACCACCTCCGTGCTGGTGGACTTCCAGATCCCCTACATCTGGGCCAAGGCCGTCACCCGGCAGCACGCCCGGATCCTGGAGCGGATCGGCGCCCACCACGTCGTCTCACCCGAGTACGACATGGGTGAGCGGGTCGCCCATCTGGTGGTCGGCCGGATGCTGGACTACATCCAGCTCGACCACGACTTCGCGTTGATCAAGACCGTGGTGCCCGGTTGGCTGCAGGACCGGCCGTTCGCCGAGACCAGACCGCGCAGCCGGTACGGGGTCACCGTGGTCGGCCTCAAACGCTCCGGCGAGGACTTCAGCTACGCCACCGAGCAGACCACGCCGCGTCGTGGCGATGTGATGATCGTGTCCGGAACCGTCGATGCCGTGGAGAGATTCGCCAATGACGCTTGA
- a CDS encoding TrkH family potassium uptake protein gives MAESARFRPVRADWCRILVNSADRSDVRTIDRGTISVVMLRRRVPETKRTLPGVRNPGRAIVAGFGLVVIIGTVLLSLPISSAGGDPTPLLKSLFTAVSAVCVTGLVVVDVATYFSTFGQVVLLVLIQIGGTGVMTLATLIGLIVNHRIGLRMQVTARAESKAFSAGDVPGVIRRVALMTVTIEAAVALVLAVGFARDHRVHSLGEAIYYGVFHSISAFNNAGFSLFSDNLVGFVGDPLICVPIMLAIIVGGIGFPVLAEIQRRTRRTGRPRRLGLHTTITLFTTAVLVVVGSIAFLVSEWSNPKTLAPLPLPEQILASIFGAVVPRTAGFNSLDVAAFRPETLLLNDILMFIGGGSAGTAGGIKVTTFALLAFVVLAELRGEPSVHVRNRQLPTTVIRQALAVALLALTLVVASTMAIMAMTGYSMDRVLFEVVSAFATVGLSTGITGRLPSAAQLILIGLMFVGRLGPITLGSALALRDRPRRYEYPEERPLVG, from the coding sequence ATGGCCGAATCTGCCCGATTTCGGCCGGTGCGGGCCGACTGGTGCAGGATTCTTGTCAACTCGGCCGACCGATCGGACGTGCGGACCATCGACCGTGGCACGATCAGCGTCGTGATGCTGCGCCGCCGGGTGCCGGAGACCAAGCGCACGCTGCCCGGCGTCCGCAATCCGGGCCGGGCGATCGTCGCGGGCTTCGGGCTGGTGGTGATCATCGGCACCGTGCTGCTGTCGTTGCCGATCTCGTCGGCCGGCGGTGATCCGACCCCGCTGCTGAAGTCGCTGTTCACCGCCGTCTCGGCAGTGTGTGTGACCGGTCTGGTCGTGGTCGATGTCGCAACGTACTTCTCCACCTTCGGCCAGGTGGTGCTCCTGGTGCTGATCCAGATCGGCGGCACCGGGGTGATGACGCTGGCCACCCTGATCGGCTTGATCGTGAACCATCGGATCGGGCTGCGGATGCAGGTCACCGCGCGCGCCGAGAGCAAGGCGTTCAGCGCCGGCGACGTGCCCGGAGTGATCCGCCGGGTGGCGTTGATGACCGTCACCATCGAGGCTGCGGTGGCGCTGGTGCTGGCCGTCGGGTTCGCCCGTGACCATCGCGTGCACAGCCTCGGGGAGGCGATCTACTACGGCGTCTTCCACTCGATCTCGGCCTTCAACAACGCCGGCTTCTCACTCTTCAGCGACAACTTGGTCGGCTTCGTCGGCGACCCGCTGATCTGCGTACCGATCATGCTGGCGATCATCGTCGGTGGCATCGGATTCCCGGTGCTGGCCGAGATTCAGCGGCGGACCCGCAGAACCGGACGGCCCCGCCGGCTCGGCCTGCACACCACGATCACGCTGTTCACCACCGCCGTCCTGGTGGTGGTCGGCAGCATCGCCTTCCTGGTCAGCGAATGGAGCAATCCCAAGACGCTGGCGCCGCTGCCGCTGCCGGAGCAGATCCTGGCCTCGATCTTCGGCGCGGTGGTGCCGCGGACGGCCGGGTTCAACAGCCTGGACGTGGCCGCCTTCCGCCCCGAGACCCTGCTGCTGAACGACATCCTGATGTTCATCGGCGGCGGCAGCGCGGGCACCGCGGGCGGCATCAAGGTGACCACCTTCGCGCTGCTCGCCTTCGTCGTACTGGCCGAGCTCCGCGGCGAACCGAGCGTGCATGTCCGTAACCGGCAGTTGCCCACCACGGTGATCCGTCAGGCGCTGGCCGTAGCGTTGCTCGCGCTGACCCTGGTGGTGGCGTCGACGATGGCGATCATGGCGATGACCGGCTACTCGATGGACCGGGTGCTGTTCGAGGTGGTCTCCGCCTTCGCCACCGTCGGTCTGTCCACCGGCATCACCGGCCGGCTGCCCAGCGCAGCGCAGTTGATCTTGATCGGGTTGATGTTTGTCGGCAGGCTCGGACCCATCACCTTGGGTTCGGCCCTGGCGTTGCGGGACCGACCACGGCGGTACGAGTATCCCGAGGAACGGCCGCTGGTCGGCTGA
- the rpsF gene encoding 30S ribosomal protein S6 — MRKYEVMIIIDPDTDERQVPGTLDNYLKVITDAGGSVENIDIWGRRRLAYEIQKKPEGIYAVVNLTATPADVQELDRQLGINESIMRTKVLRTDHS, encoded by the coding sequence ATGCGCAAGTACGAGGTCATGATCATCATCGACCCGGACACCGACGAGCGGCAGGTTCCTGGCACGCTCGACAACTATTTGAAGGTGATCACCGACGCCGGCGGTTCCGTCGAGAACATCGACATCTGGGGTCGTCGCCGGTTGGCGTACGAGATCCAGAAGAAGCCGGAAGGCATCTACGCGGTGGTCAACCTGACCGCCACCCCGGCCGACGTGCAGGAGCTGGATCGTCAGCTCGGCATCAACGAGTCGATCATGCGGACCAAGGTTCTTCGCACCGATCACTCCTGA
- a CDS encoding SDR family NAD(P)-dependent oxidoreductase — MATALITGGTSGIGAAFAQQLAAKNYDLVLVARDETRLKETADELHTGFGVEVETISADLADRHQVLQVAARLADQDRPIDVLINNAGFGVHSKLLDPDTSRQEVAVDVMIRAVLLLSNAAGRAMRERGSGGILNVSSTAGFMTMGLYSAVKAWVTTYTESLAGELHGSGVRVTALLPGWVRTEFHQRAGINASKIPDPLWLDAEPLVRQALIDFDRGKVLSMPSTRYKILMGIAQRAPRGAIHAVSRMLSSSRHS; from the coding sequence ATGGCAACAGCCCTGATCACCGGCGGGACCTCTGGCATCGGCGCGGCGTTCGCGCAGCAACTCGCCGCCAAGAATTACGACCTGGTGCTGGTCGCGCGGGACGAGACGCGGCTGAAGGAGACCGCCGACGAGCTGCACACCGGCTTCGGCGTCGAGGTGGAGACGATCTCCGCGGACCTGGCCGACCGGCATCAGGTGCTCCAGGTCGCCGCTCGACTGGCCGATCAGGACCGGCCGATCGACGTGCTGATCAACAACGCCGGCTTCGGGGTGCACTCGAAGCTGCTCGACCCGGACACCAGCCGGCAGGAAGTCGCCGTCGACGTGATGATCCGGGCGGTGCTGCTGCTGTCCAACGCCGCCGGCCGGGCGATGCGGGAGCGCGGTTCGGGCGGGATCCTCAACGTGTCCAGCACCGCCGGCTTCATGACCATGGGCCTCTACTCGGCGGTCAAGGCGTGGGTGACGACGTACACCGAAAGCCTGGCCGGCGAACTGCACGGCAGCGGCGTACGAGTCACCGCGCTGTTGCCCGGATGGGTGCGGACCGAATTCCATCAGCGGGCCGGCATCAACGCCTCCAAGATCCCGGATCCGCTCTGGTTGGACGCCGAGCCGCTGGTCCGGCAGGCGCTGATCGACTTCGACCGCGGCAAGGTGCTGTCGATGCCCTCGACCCGCTACAAGATCCTGATGGGCATTGCCCAGCGTGCACCCCGAGGCGCCATCCACGCCGTCTCCCGAATGCTGAGCAGCAGCAGGCATTCGTGA
- a CDS encoding DinB family protein, whose product MEGFDEPDGRIADPSRLLIEYLELYRQTMLRKIDGLDDDQLRHTVLPSGWTPLELIKHLGHVERRWIQWGFQAIAVEDPWGDNDPQTGRWSVGPDESVDDLRNFLLQQGVRTTRVLSSAPLDTPAEIGGRFSEDPPTLGWIGFHLLQEYARHLGHLDVVRELIDQQTGE is encoded by the coding sequence ATGGAAGGCTTCGACGAACCGGACGGCCGGATCGCGGATCCGAGCCGGCTGCTGATCGAATACCTCGAGCTCTATCGGCAGACCATGCTGCGCAAGATCGACGGCCTCGACGATGATCAACTTCGGCACACCGTGTTGCCGAGCGGTTGGACGCCGCTGGAGTTGATCAAGCATCTCGGTCACGTCGAACGTCGCTGGATCCAATGGGGGTTTCAGGCCATCGCGGTCGAGGATCCCTGGGGTGACAATGATCCGCAGACCGGCCGCTGGTCGGTCGGCCCGGACGAGTCGGTAGATGATCTTCGAAATTTCCTGCTCCAGCAGGGAGTACGGACGACCCGGGTGCTGTCGTCCGCACCGCTGGACACCCCGGCCGAGATCGGCGGTCGATTCAGTGAGGATCCACCGACGCTCGGTTGGATCGGCTTCCACTTGTTGCAGGAGTACGCCCGGCATCTGGGCCACCTCGATGTGGTCCGCGAACTGATCGATCAGCAGACCGGCGAGTAG
- the rplI gene encoding 50S ribosomal protein L9 yields the protein MKLILTAPVENLGVAGDIIEVKDGYGRNYLVPRGFAISWTKGAEKQIEGIKRARDAREIRGIEHAQQVRDQLEQISVEVPVRASESGKLFGAVTPSLIVAGIKKSGGPALDKRSVQVDKPIRQLGSHKVGIKLHDAVTAHVGVTVVADA from the coding sequence ATGAAGCTCATTCTGACTGCGCCGGTGGAGAACCTCGGCGTCGCCGGCGACATCATCGAGGTCAAGGACGGCTACGGCCGCAACTACCTGGTCCCGCGCGGTTTCGCGATCAGCTGGACCAAGGGTGCCGAGAAGCAGATCGAGGGCATCAAGCGGGCGCGCGACGCGCGGGAGATCCGCGGCATCGAGCACGCCCAGCAGGTCCGCGATCAGCTCGAGCAGATCTCGGTCGAGGTCCCGGTCCGGGCCTCGGAGTCGGGCAAGCTGTTCGGCGCAGTGACCCCGTCACTGATCGTGGCCGGCATCAAGAAGTCCGGTGGTCCGGCGCTCGACAAGCGCTCGGTCCAGGTCGACAAGCCGATCCGCCAGCTCGGCTCGCACAAGGTCGGCATCAAGTTGCACGACGCAGTGACCGCCCACGTCGGCGTCACCGTGGTCGCCGACGCCTGA
- a CDS encoding DUF342 domain-containing protein: protein MRRVLRAIGTLVGAAILIVAGTAVASAQGTAARAYTCTGGDVPSGNYTSLIVTGNCAVADGAMINVSGNVYVAANAVLDAQSAPATITVGHNVTAMRGSLLGLGCQPPSYTGNSAHPCTVDPDGHSTITVRGNVTAFGANTVLLNGISVTGNVTLAGGGGEIPWSIKNNTIGRNLTVTGQTAIWVGVLFNQVGGNVTLADITVTDPDPVPRVFIVRNTVRHNLVCVGLRPGVSGGFIPGEVNTVGGRAIGQCAALV from the coding sequence ATGCGAAGAGTTCTGCGTGCCATCGGCACCCTGGTAGGGGCCGCCATCCTGATCGTGGCCGGTACGGCCGTCGCCTCCGCACAAGGCACGGCGGCAAGGGCGTACACCTGCACCGGCGGCGACGTTCCGTCCGGCAACTACACGAGCCTCATCGTCACCGGCAACTGCGCCGTAGCGGACGGCGCGATGATCAACGTCAGCGGCAACGTGTACGTGGCCGCCAACGCGGTGCTCGACGCGCAAAGCGCGCCGGCGACGATCACCGTCGGACACAACGTCACCGCAATGCGCGGCTCGCTGCTCGGTCTGGGCTGCCAGCCGCCCTCGTACACCGGCAACTCGGCGCACCCGTGCACCGTCGACCCGGACGGACACTCCACCATCACCGTGCGGGGCAACGTCACCGCGTTCGGCGCGAACACTGTGCTGCTGAACGGGATCAGCGTCACCGGCAACGTCACGCTGGCCGGTGGCGGCGGCGAGATCCCCTGGTCGATCAAGAACAACACGATCGGCCGCAACCTCACCGTCACCGGACAGACGGCCATCTGGGTCGGCGTTCTGTTCAACCAAGTCGGCGGCAACGTGACCCTGGCCGACATCACGGTCACCGATCCCGATCCGGTGCCGCGCGTCTTCATCGTCCGCAACACGGTTCGTCACAACCTGGTCTGCGTGGGCCTGCGCCCCGGAGTGTCCGGCGGCTTCATCCCCGGCGAGGTCAACACCGTCGGCGGCCGTGCGATCGGTCAGTGCGCAGCGTTGGTCTGA
- a CDS encoding single-stranded DNA-binding protein has product MAGETVITLVGNLTADPELRFTPSGAAVANFTVASTPRTFDRQTNEWRDGEAMFINCAVWRQAAENVAESLQKGMRVIVQGRLKSRSYETREGERRTVFEIDVDEIGPALKYATAKVTRTSSGGGQGQRGGGYGGNAGGPANSGGGYGNNAGAPANTGGGSYGGNNSDPWATNSGGGNNGGGNNGGGMAGNDPWATNANEEPPF; this is encoded by the coding sequence ATGGCAGGCGAAACCGTCATCACCCTCGTCGGCAATCTGACCGCCGACCCGGAGCTGCGCTTCACCCCGTCGGGTGCGGCCGTGGCCAACTTCACCGTCGCCTCGACGCCGCGGACGTTCGATCGTCAGACGAACGAGTGGCGCGACGGGGAGGCGATGTTCATCAACTGCGCCGTCTGGCGGCAGGCAGCTGAGAATGTTGCGGAGTCCTTGCAGAAGGGCATGCGGGTGATCGTGCAGGGTCGCCTGAAGTCGCGCAGCTACGAGACCCGCGAGGGCGAGCGGCGTACCGTCTTCGAGATCGACGTCGACGAGATCGGCCCGGCGCTGAAGTACGCGACCGCCAAGGTCACCCGTACCAGCAGCGGCGGCGGTCAAGGTCAGCGCGGCGGCGGTTACGGCGGCAACGCCGGCGGCCCGGCCAACTCGGGCGGCGGCTACGGCAACAATGCCGGCGCCCCGGCCAACACCGGCGGCGGTTCCTACGGCGGCAACAACTCCGATCCGTGGGCCACCAACAGCGGTGGGGGCAACAACGGTGGGGGCAACAACGGCGGCGGCATGGCGGGCAACGACCCGTGGGCCACCAACGCCAACGAAGAGCCCCCGTTCTGA
- a CDS encoding serine hydrolase domain-containing protein yields the protein MTLEQDQLDTQALLDRLREQHQVPGAALGVLQLGETADQDVITSHASGVLNLDTLVAVRPDSIFQIGSISKTFTTTMIMQLAERQQLDLDRPVIELLPELRLGDENATRTVTLRHLLSHSSGIDGDVFTDYGRGDDAVSRYVEGLAEVPQLFTPGTMFSYCNAGFVLAGRLIEVVTGTSWDQALHDQLLQPLGLRQTATLPEEAIFGTAAVGHAGQPGEPRTVIKRWQLPRSIGPAGLINSTVADVLQYARMHLRGGSIGDTMIISPESAHRMRTEQIRQPVGQQRDGWQGLGWMVDHWDGHQVFGHNGATVGQYAYLQAFPDQRVAICLLTNGPGAGMLWARLRHALLASYGLDTPIGIDQPPADPYRLSDPVAAVGRYGRISETYEVTRTDTGLRVDVRPTEDSPDPEDEPESLELIPISQDHFVARADPSLPWSTYSHGTFTREQNPAGGDYLYTGTRLTPRLS from the coding sequence ATGACGCTTGAGCAAGATCAACTCGACACGCAGGCCCTGCTCGACCGGTTGCGCGAGCAACATCAGGTGCCCGGCGCGGCGCTCGGCGTGCTGCAACTCGGCGAGACGGCCGACCAGGACGTGATCACCAGCCACGCCAGCGGCGTCCTCAACCTGGACACCTTGGTCGCGGTCCGACCGGATTCGATCTTCCAGATCGGCTCGATCAGCAAGACCTTCACCACCACGATGATCATGCAGCTGGCCGAGCGGCAGCAGTTGGATCTGGACCGGCCGGTGATCGAACTGCTGCCCGAGCTGCGGCTCGGCGACGAGAACGCCACCCGGACCGTCACCCTGCGACACCTGCTCAGCCACAGTTCCGGCATCGACGGCGACGTGTTCACCGACTACGGCCGCGGAGACGACGCCGTCAGCCGGTATGTCGAAGGGCTGGCGGAGGTTCCGCAGTTGTTCACGCCGGGCACGATGTTCTCCTACTGCAACGCCGGTTTCGTGCTGGCCGGGCGTCTGATCGAGGTCGTCACCGGCACCAGCTGGGATCAGGCGTTGCATGATCAACTTCTGCAACCGCTCGGTCTGCGGCAGACCGCGACGCTGCCGGAGGAGGCGATCTTCGGCACGGCCGCGGTCGGCCACGCCGGCCAGCCCGGCGAGCCGCGGACGGTGATCAAGCGCTGGCAGCTGCCGCGTTCGATCGGTCCGGCGGGCTTGATCAACTCCACCGTCGCCGACGTGCTCCAGTACGCCCGGATGCACCTGCGCGGCGGCAGCATCGGCGACACCATGATCATCAGCCCGGAATCGGCGCACCGGATGCGGACCGAGCAGATCCGGCAGCCGGTCGGCCAGCAACGCGACGGCTGGCAGGGGCTGGGCTGGATGGTCGATCACTGGGACGGTCACCAGGTCTTCGGCCACAACGGCGCCACGGTCGGCCAATACGCTTACCTGCAAGCGTTTCCGGATCAACGGGTGGCGATCTGCCTGCTCACCAACGGTCCCGGTGCGGGCATGCTCTGGGCCCGGCTCCGGCACGCGCTGCTGGCGTCGTACGGGTTGGACACGCCGATCGGCATCGACCAGCCACCGGCAGACCCCTACCGGCTCAGCGATCCGGTCGCCGCAGTCGGCCGCTACGGCCGGATCTCCGAGACGTACGAGGTCACCCGCACCGACACCGGTCTGCGGGTCGACGTCCGGCCGACGGAGGATTCGCCCGATCCCGAGGACGAGCCGGAGTCGCTGGAATTGATCCCGATCAGTCAAGATCATTTCGTTGCTCGTGCCGATCCGAGCCTGCCGTGGAGCACGTACAGCCACGGCACCTTCACCCGCGAACAGAACCCGGCCGGCGGCGACTACCTCTACACCGGCACGCGGCTCACGCCACGACTGAGCTGA